In Lujinxingia litoralis, the following proteins share a genomic window:
- a CDS encoding hotdog domain-containing protein, translating to MNAPEAMIRMRIGMEQVHYAGDLVDGAMMLKLFGDVATELLIRHDGDEGLFRAYDSVEFLAPVQAGDYIEATGTITHVGRSSRKMEFVAKKVIRLTGNPDNPAEAEVLDEPIIVCRASGTCVVPVERQRA from the coding sequence ATGAATGCCCCCGAAGCGATGATTCGCATGCGCATTGGCATGGAACAGGTCCACTACGCCGGCGACCTGGTTGACGGCGCCATGATGCTCAAACTCTTTGGCGATGTGGCCACCGAACTCCTGATTCGCCACGATGGTGATGAAGGCCTCTTCCGCGCCTACGACTCGGTGGAGTTTCTGGCACCGGTGCAGGCCGGCGACTACATCGAGGCCACCGGCACCATCACCCACGTCGGGCGCTCCAGCCGCAAGATGGAGTTTGTCGCCAAAAAAGTCATTCGACTCACCGGCAACCCGGACAATCCGGCCGAAGCCGAAGTCCTGGACGAGCCCATCATCGTCTGTCGAGCCAGCGGTACTTGCGTGGTCCCCGTCGAACGTCAGCGCGCTTAA
- a CDS encoding thiamine phosphate synthase → MDGGELSRLYLIADAGFCVARGRSLRSVVHAAVGAGVRRVSLRVKGDWSPQRSEALWADAARAAEVAQAAGAQVLVHAEVARGRALHVSGVHLGAAQVAWVQEARQRLEGEGLVGVSCHNQREAQRAQQRGADFVTLSPVFESVSKPGYGGRLTLEHWGELARGLSVPAYALGGVGPREVRACLDAGFYGVAVVGGICGAADVAQAARRYLEALCSEGDAGGSGRLPRV, encoded by the coding sequence ATGGATGGCGGGGAACTCTCGCGTCTGTACCTGATCGCCGATGCAGGCTTCTGCGTGGCCCGAGGACGGTCTCTGAGGTCGGTGGTGCATGCGGCGGTGGGGGCAGGCGTGCGTCGGGTGTCGCTGCGGGTCAAAGGCGACTGGTCGCCTCAGCGAAGCGAGGCGTTGTGGGCCGATGCGGCGCGGGCCGCCGAGGTGGCTCAGGCGGCCGGTGCGCAGGTGCTGGTTCATGCCGAGGTGGCGCGTGGTCGGGCGCTCCACGTTTCCGGGGTGCACCTGGGGGCGGCGCAGGTCGCGTGGGTGCAGGAGGCTCGCCAGCGTCTGGAGGGGGAGGGGCTGGTGGGGGTGTCTTGCCATAATCAGCGTGAGGCGCAGCGCGCGCAGCAGCGCGGCGCCGATTTTGTGACGCTGAGCCCGGTGTTTGAGAGCGTGTCCAAGCCGGGCTACGGCGGGCGGCTCACGCTGGAGCACTGGGGAGAGCTCGCACGTGGGTTGAGCGTGCCGGCGTACGCGCTGGGCGGCGTGGGGCCCCGGGAGGTCCGCGCCTGTCTGGATGCGGGGTTTTACGGGGTGGCCGTCGTCGGCGGGATCTGCGGGGCCGCCGACGTGGCGCAGGCTGCCCGGCGTTATCTCGAAGCGCTCTGTTCCGAGGGGGACGCCGGAGGTTCGGGGCGGCTTCCCAGGGTTTGA
- a CDS encoding 3-keto-5-aminohexanoate cleavage protein codes for MSQAKPLIITAAVVGAEVMREHTPHVPYTPVEIAEEAARCRQAGAAMVHVHGRLDDGTPTQDRDTFEQILNETRQRTDTLIQFSTGGAVWMSVDERIEGLELRPDMATLTTGTVNFGDDVFMNSLPMIRQIASRQRELGIVPEIEVFDTGMVDTALNLLKEGVVTAPLHFDFVLGVPGAMGARPENLRFLVDMLPDDATWSVAGIGRHQLPLAELAIDMGGHVRVGLEDNIYLARGVLAKGSYELVERVAELAASAGRPLATPQQARQLLNLDRFATT; via the coding sequence ATGAGCCAGGCCAAGCCCCTGATCATCACCGCCGCCGTGGTCGGCGCCGAGGTCATGCGTGAGCACACCCCACATGTGCCCTACACCCCGGTGGAGATCGCCGAAGAGGCCGCCCGCTGCCGTCAGGCCGGCGCGGCCATGGTGCATGTACACGGTCGCCTCGACGACGGCACCCCCACTCAGGACCGTGACACCTTTGAGCAGATTCTCAACGAAACTCGCCAACGCACCGACACCCTGATCCAGTTCTCCACCGGTGGAGCCGTCTGGATGAGCGTCGACGAGCGCATCGAAGGTCTGGAGCTTCGCCCGGACATGGCCACCCTGACCACGGGCACGGTCAACTTCGGCGATGACGTCTTCATGAACTCGTTGCCAATGATCCGCCAGATCGCCTCCCGCCAACGCGAACTGGGCATCGTCCCCGAAATCGAAGTCTTCGACACCGGCATGGTCGACACCGCCCTCAACCTGCTCAAAGAAGGCGTGGTCACTGCCCCTCTGCACTTCGACTTCGTGCTGGGAGTCCCCGGCGCCATGGGCGCGCGCCCCGAAAATCTGCGCTTCCTGGTCGACATGCTCCCCGACGACGCCACCTGGTCGGTGGCCGGTATCGGCCGACACCAACTTCCCCTGGCCGAGCTCGCCATTGACATGGGCGGGCACGTGCGCGTGGGCCTCGAAGACAACATCTATTTGGCACGTGGCGTACTCGCCAAAGGCTCCTACGAACTCGTCGAACGCGTCGCCGAATTAGCTGCCAGCGCTGGTCGCCCGCTGGCCACTCCACAGCAGGCTCGCCAGCTCTTGAACCTCGATCGTTTCGCTACAACCTGA
- a CDS encoding cellulose synthase family protein, with the protein MSHFQDYNLWQLAILLTYFAVLLMLSFYGSHRYAIVHLYRKYASGPDPEPAARFTPETLPVVTVQLPSFNERYVIERLIDATCQLDYPRDRLEIQVLDDSTDDTTALIRDRVAHWRDRGINISLLHRTDRQGFKAGALQAGLEQARGELVAVLDADFIPQPEFLRQTIDHFTEPDIGMVQARWDYINRDYSLLTRAQAVLLDGHFVLEHTARNRSGRFFNFNGTAGIWRRQAIEDAGGWEHHTLTEDLDLSYRAQLAGWRFRFLRDVTVMSELPVEMNAFKSQQHRWSKGALQTAFKVLPRVLRSPQPRAVKLEAIHHLTGNLAYLLMVILALIMPLATLVRVQQGWYEVLLFDLPIFLSATFSVCYFYWVSQRELGRPRWEILRLMPAVLALGIGVSVNNAKGVIEVLLGHKTPFVRTPKYAIQRAGESWSSRLYRGGLNAMPAIEFALGIWFSYAIYEVLADPRHPFGSLPFLMLFQFGFFYVAFLSVSQTLGSRPEPPASPSEQSASR; encoded by the coding sequence ATGTCACACTTTCAGGACTACAACCTCTGGCAGCTCGCTATTCTGCTGACCTACTTCGCGGTGCTGCTGATGCTCTCCTTTTATGGATCGCATCGTTACGCCATCGTGCACCTCTACCGCAAGTACGCCAGCGGTCCGGACCCCGAGCCCGCGGCTCGTTTCACACCGGAGACCCTCCCGGTCGTCACCGTGCAGCTCCCCTCGTTCAACGAGCGCTACGTCATTGAGCGCCTCATCGACGCGACCTGCCAACTCGACTACCCGCGCGATCGCCTCGAAATCCAGGTCCTGGACGATTCCACCGACGATACCACCGCGCTGATCCGCGACCGGGTGGCCCACTGGCGCGACCGGGGCATCAACATCTCCCTGCTGCACCGCACAGACCGACAGGGATTCAAAGCCGGCGCCCTGCAGGCCGGCCTCGAACAGGCCCGCGGCGAGCTCGTCGCCGTCCTGGACGCCGACTTCATTCCTCAGCCGGAGTTTCTGCGCCAGACCATCGATCACTTCACCGAACCCGATATCGGCATGGTGCAGGCTCGCTGGGACTACATCAACCGCGACTACAGCCTGCTCACGCGTGCTCAAGCCGTGCTTCTGGACGGACACTTCGTGCTGGAGCACACCGCCCGCAACCGCTCCGGGCGCTTCTTTAACTTCAACGGCACCGCCGGCATCTGGCGCCGTCAGGCCATCGAAGATGCCGGTGGATGGGAACACCACACCCTGACCGAAGATCTCGACCTCTCCTACCGAGCGCAGCTCGCCGGATGGCGCTTTCGATTCTTGCGCGACGTCACCGTCATGAGCGAACTCCCGGTGGAGATGAATGCCTTCAAAAGTCAGCAGCACCGCTGGTCCAAGGGTGCGCTTCAGACAGCCTTTAAGGTGCTTCCCCGGGTGCTGCGCTCTCCACAGCCCCGGGCCGTCAAACTTGAGGCCATCCATCACCTCACCGGCAACCTGGCCTACCTCTTGATGGTGATCCTGGCCTTGATCATGCCTCTGGCCACGCTCGTCCGCGTGCAACAGGGCTGGTACGAGGTGCTCCTCTTCGACCTCCCGATCTTTTTAAGCGCCACGTTCTCCGTCTGCTACTTCTACTGGGTCTCCCAGCGCGAGCTGGGGCGCCCACGGTGGGAGATCTTAAGGCTGATGCCGGCCGTACTCGCCTTAGGTATTGGCGTCTCGGTCAATAACGCCAAAGGGGTCATCGAGGTTCTTCTGGGCCACAAGACCCCCTTTGTCCGCACGCCGAAGTACGCCATCCAACGCGCCGGCGAATCCTGGAGTTCTCGACTGTATCGGGGAGGTCTCAACGCCATGCCGGCCATCGAGTTCGCCCTGGGCATCTGGTTTAGCTACGCCATCTACGAGGTGCTTGCCGACCCTCGCCACCCCTTCGGAAGCCTGCCCTTTCTGATGCTCTTTCAGTTTGGATTCTTCTACGTGGCCTTCTTAAGCGTCTCTCAAACCCTGGGAAGCCGCCCCGAACCTCCGGCGTCCCCCTCGGAACAGAGCGCTTCGAGATAA
- a CDS encoding HU family DNA-binding protein, whose product MTKSDLINAVNAVAAEKGIELTKKDTGEIIDILFETVSMTVKEEERFSYPNFGTFSVKHRKAREGRNPRTGKTIEIPASYSVGFKPAPHLKDLVNDK is encoded by the coding sequence ATGACGAAGTCCGATCTGATCAACGCCGTTAACGCCGTCGCCGCCGAAAAAGGCATTGAACTCACCAAGAAGGACACCGGTGAGATCATCGACATCCTCTTCGAAACCGTCTCCATGACCGTCAAAGAAGAAGAGCGCTTCTCCTACCCCAACTTCGGCACCTTCTCCGTCAAGCACCGCAAGGCGCGCGAAGGTCGCAACCCGCGCACCGGCAAGACCATTGAGATCCCCGCCTCCTACTCGGTGGGCTTCAAGCCGGCGCCGCACCTCAAGGACCTGGTCAACGACAAGTAA
- a CDS encoding thiazole synthase — protein MSDPKPSTWKVGPYEFTSRLLVGTARYANYQVMLDALEASGTELVTVGIRRLDIEASREAGILEILTERYTLLPNTAGCYTARDAVLTAQLAREALETDLIKLEVIADDQTLLPDSEELLKAARTLVADGFVVMAYTNDDPVLARKLQDIGCAAVMPLGSPIGSGMGIRNPYNFQIIREFMEVPMLVDAGIGTASDAALAMELGCDGVLLNTAISGAEKPVVMARAFRDAVRAGRWAREAGRIPRRFYAQASTPLEGAVGSESSS, from the coding sequence ATGAGCGACCCGAAGCCGTCGACCTGGAAGGTCGGCCCCTATGAATTTACCAGCCGACTTCTGGTAGGAACGGCCCGTTACGCCAACTACCAGGTGATGCTCGACGCGTTGGAGGCCAGCGGCACTGAGCTGGTGACGGTGGGCATTCGCCGGCTCGATATCGAGGCCTCGCGGGAGGCGGGGATCCTGGAGATTCTGACCGAGCGCTACACGCTGCTGCCCAATACCGCCGGTTGCTACACCGCGCGCGACGCTGTGCTCACCGCGCAGCTGGCACGTGAGGCGCTGGAGACCGACCTGATCAAGTTGGAGGTGATCGCCGACGATCAGACCCTGCTTCCGGACAGCGAGGAGCTGCTTAAGGCGGCACGCACGCTGGTGGCCGATGGCTTTGTGGTGATGGCCTACACCAACGACGATCCGGTTCTAGCCCGCAAACTTCAGGATATCGGGTGCGCTGCGGTCATGCCGCTGGGCTCGCCGATCGGCAGCGGGATGGGGATTCGGAACCCCTATAATTTCCAGATCATCCGCGAGTTTATGGAGGTGCCGATGCTGGTGGATGCCGGGATTGGCACGGCTTCGGATGCCGCGTTGGCGATGGAGCTGGGCTGTGACGGGGTGCTTCTGAACACGGCGATCAGTGGGGCGGAGAAGCCAGTGGTCATGGCACGGGCCTTTCGCGATGCGGTGCGTGCGGGGCGCTGGGCGCGGGAGGCCGGGCGGATTCCCCGGCGTTTTTACGCCCAGGCGTCCACGCCCCTGGAGGGCGCGGTGGGCTCCGAGTCGTCGAGTTAA
- the murJ gene encoding murein biosynthesis integral membrane protein MurJ: MATDAPDKAQKPAPSIGRRMGIAAIILAVSTLLSRILGFLREAVIVYNHGASATTDAYQAAFTMPDMMNYVLAGGTLSITFIPLFSSYVASQDEEGAWRLFSTIATTMGSVLAVFIALGYVLAPQIVPVLNPGFNDPEQLELAVSMTRIVLLAPMAFYIGGLLQGSLFVREIFWPSAIAPLIYNLCIILGGVLLDPWFGIKGFAIGVVVGALLGPLAVPMWAARHEVKFTPRFAPFDADFRAFLLLTLPLMVGVSLVTVDEWFLKYFGSLQGDGAITWLANARKLMMVIFAIIGQAAGQAALPFLTRLFHEGKEEEMGRMLARSLQRVGFLAMVGAAGLMVAAYPLVHAIFRHGHFQASDADTMAGLLIVFAGGLWSWAVQTLAVRGFYARKNTLTPMILGSVTVALAAPFYALLGAEFGVRGLAAATSLGMTLNALVTLGYYRLRVGRLPLMPIARGTLRGALHGAWAAGAAYGVFYLAGHAPADLGLMGLVVLLIAMGTAFFGALALSGWLFNPPELDVVLERVKRRLRRSA, translated from the coding sequence ATGGCAACCGACGCCCCCGACAAAGCTCAAAAACCCGCCCCTTCGATCGGCCGCCGCATGGGCATCGCCGCCATCATCCTGGCGGTCAGCACCCTGTTGAGCCGCATCCTGGGGTTTCTGCGCGAAGCGGTCATCGTCTACAACCACGGAGCCAGCGCCACCACCGACGCCTATCAGGCCGCCTTCACCATGCCGGATATGATGAACTACGTGCTGGCCGGTGGCACCCTCTCAATCACCTTCATACCGCTCTTCTCCTCCTATGTCGCCTCTCAAGACGAGGAGGGGGCCTGGCGACTCTTCTCGACCATCGCCACCACCATGGGCTCGGTGCTGGCGGTGTTCATCGCCCTGGGCTACGTGCTCGCCCCGCAGATCGTACCGGTGCTCAATCCCGGATTTAACGATCCCGAGCAGCTCGAGCTGGCGGTGAGCATGACCCGTATCGTGCTGCTAGCGCCGATGGCCTTTTACATCGGCGGACTGCTGCAGGGCTCGCTCTTTGTCCGCGAGATCTTCTGGCCCAGCGCCATTGCCCCGCTGATCTACAACCTCTGCATCATCCTGGGCGGCGTGCTCCTCGATCCCTGGTTTGGCATCAAGGGATTCGCCATCGGCGTGGTCGTGGGCGCCCTGCTGGGCCCCCTGGCCGTCCCCATGTGGGCGGCCAGGCACGAGGTAAAATTCACCCCGCGCTTTGCCCCCTTCGATGCTGACTTCCGGGCCTTCCTGCTGCTGACACTCCCCTTGATGGTGGGCGTCAGCCTGGTCACCGTCGATGAGTGGTTCTTAAAGTACTTCGGCTCGCTCCAGGGAGATGGCGCCATCACCTGGCTGGCCAACGCCCGCAAGCTGATGATGGTCATCTTCGCCATCATCGGCCAGGCCGCCGGCCAGGCCGCGCTCCCCTTCCTCACTCGCCTCTTCCACGAGGGCAAAGAAGAGGAGATGGGACGGATGCTCGCGCGCAGCCTCCAACGCGTGGGCTTTCTGGCGATGGTGGGGGCGGCCGGGCTGATGGTGGCCGCCTACCCCCTGGTCCACGCGATCTTCCGCCACGGACACTTCCAGGCCAGCGATGCCGATACCATGGCCGGCCTCCTGATCGTCTTCGCCGGCGGCCTGTGGTCCTGGGCGGTACAAACCCTGGCGGTACGCGGATTTTACGCGCGTAAAAACACACTCACCCCCATGATTCTCGGCTCGGTCACGGTGGCGTTGGCCGCCCCCTTCTACGCCCTGCTGGGCGCCGAGTTCGGGGTCCGGGGGCTGGCCGCGGCGACTTCGCTGGGGATGACGCTCAATGCCCTGGTGACCCTGGGGTACTACCGCCTGCGCGTGGGCCGGCTGCCGCTGATGCCCATCGCCCGGGGCACCCTCCGCGGTGCACTCCACGGAGCCTGGGCGGCCGGTGCCGCCTACGGGGTGTTTTATTTGGCCGGCCACGCCCCGGCCGATCTAGGACTGATGGGGCTGGTCGTGCTTCTCATCGCCATGGGCACCGCCTTCTTCGGCGCCCTGGCCCTCAGCGGATGGCTCTTCAACCCGCCGGAGCTCGATGTGGTCCTGGAGCGCGTGAAGCGCCGCCTCCGACGATCCGCCTAA
- a CDS encoding choice-of-anchor D domain-containing protein, whose amino-acid sequence MTRSSPSYLRDGKHVLLLAMTLLFALLASACGDEDIASSESAGFELTPNPISFQQISLGEEISEFITISNNGDGTLRISEIELLDSGNASAEAFHPGADWPEGVLEIPASESYSFELIYRPEQTISYGGVLRLKTNVMDAGTSGVVNVNITTQSLQPELFTQQRLSFPRVPAGSQDWTLTQISNIGQAPLRIDDILAGGNTEFSISFPGPRDSEGVLPPPEQDTSTFPSELAPDESFEMRVWFEPVTDDPTTGEITIYSNDPAREEFRIDLSGNSGSACISVTDEDGIDFNVATIDRASNRTITVSNCSPGSELIVNEIELSNDGQGTFSLRPESMPELPLTLLARESANFVLTYTPDDVVTNSGELRITSNDPAKGVLNIPLAGQGTDSICPTAVATAAIQGSNRFQPELSASPLETIQLNATDSEDPDGTNLTYEWSVITRPVGSLAQLQPNSASAQPTFWLDLAGEYEFELVVYDEFGMASCESAIVRVTAVPDDDIHIQLTWTIPNVPNPVKNVRGTDLDLHYMHPNGSWGDRTGNAVWWAARHATSWGASLDIDDLWGVAPENINHNGPVDGLNYAVGVHYYNDYGNGASLATVRFYISQQLVYEKLDKRLPSMGTFWYVGGISWNSQANSTVFTMDQFIPVTIR is encoded by the coding sequence ATGACCCGATCCTCCCCATCCTATCTGCGCGACGGCAAACATGTGCTGCTGCTTGCAATGACCCTGCTCTTTGCCCTCCTCGCCAGCGCCTGTGGCGATGAAGACATCGCCAGCAGCGAATCTGCAGGCTTTGAACTCACGCCCAATCCGATCTCCTTCCAACAGATCTCCCTGGGCGAAGAGATCAGCGAGTTCATCACCATCTCCAATAACGGTGATGGCACCCTGCGCATCTCCGAAATCGAGCTCCTGGACAGCGGCAACGCTTCGGCCGAGGCCTTCCATCCCGGGGCAGACTGGCCCGAGGGCGTGTTGGAGATTCCCGCCAGCGAGTCCTATTCCTTCGAACTTATTTACCGCCCCGAACAGACCATCAGCTACGGTGGTGTGCTTCGCCTTAAGACCAACGTCATGGACGCGGGCACCAGCGGCGTCGTCAATGTCAATATCACCACCCAGTCGCTTCAGCCGGAGCTCTTCACCCAGCAGCGCCTGTCCTTCCCACGAGTGCCCGCGGGCAGCCAAGACTGGACTCTGACTCAGATCTCTAACATCGGTCAGGCTCCCCTGCGCATCGACGACATCCTGGCCGGCGGCAACACGGAATTCTCAATCAGCTTCCCCGGCCCCCGCGACAGCGAAGGCGTCTTGCCTCCTCCAGAGCAGGATACCAGCACCTTCCCCTCCGAACTCGCTCCTGACGAGTCCTTCGAGATGCGCGTATGGTTTGAGCCCGTCACCGACGACCCCACAACCGGCGAAATCACCATCTACAGCAACGATCCGGCTCGCGAAGAGTTTCGCATCGATCTCTCCGGCAACAGCGGTTCGGCCTGCATCAGCGTGACCGACGAAGACGGCATTGACTTCAACGTCGCAACCATCGACCGCGCCTCCAATCGCACCATCACCGTAAGCAACTGCTCCCCGGGCTCCGAACTCATCGTCAACGAGATCGAGCTGAGCAACGACGGTCAGGGCACCTTTAGCCTTCGTCCGGAAAGCATGCCTGAGTTGCCGCTGACCCTGCTTGCCCGGGAGTCCGCCAACTTCGTGCTCACCTACACCCCGGATGATGTGGTCACCAACAGCGGCGAGCTGCGCATCACTTCCAACGATCCGGCCAAGGGCGTGCTCAATATTCCGCTTGCCGGTCAGGGTACCGACTCGATCTGCCCCACCGCCGTGGCTACCGCCGCCATCCAGGGCTCCAACCGCTTCCAGCCCGAGCTCAGCGCCAGCCCCCTGGAGACCATTCAGTTAAACGCCACCGACTCCGAAGATCCCGATGGCACCAACCTCACCTATGAATGGAGTGTCATCACCCGCCCGGTCGGCTCGCTGGCCCAGCTTCAACCCAACTCGGCCAGTGCCCAGCCCACCTTCTGGCTCGATCTTGCCGGTGAGTACGAATTTGAGCTGGTCGTCTACGACGAGTTCGGCATGGCCTCCTGCGAATCGGCCATCGTGCGCGTAACCGCGGTGCCCGATGATGACATCCACATTCAGCTGACCTGGACCATCCCCAACGTACCCAATCCCGTCAAAAACGTCCGTGGTACAGATCTCGACCTTCACTATATGCATCCAAACGGCAGCTGGGGAGATCGCACCGGCAATGCCGTCTGGTGGGCTGCCCGACACGCAACATCCTGGGGGGCATCACTGGATATCGACGACCTCTGGGGCGTCGCTCCCGAAAACATCAACCACAATGGCCCGGTCGACGGACTGAACTACGCGGTAGGCGTGCACTACTATAACGACTATGGCAACGGCGCTTCCCTGGCCACGGTCCGCTTCTACATCAGCCAGCAACTGGTTTACGAGAAGCTCGATAAGCGCCTGCCCTCAATGGGCACGTTCTGGTACGTGGGCGGCATCTCCTGGAATTCCCAGGCAAATTCAACGGTCTTTACCATGGATCAATTTATCCCGGTGACGATCCGCTAA
- the thiS gene encoding sulfur carrier protein ThiS → MEIRVNGKAHTLKEARPWSVEELLSELGIEAIRGVAVAVGDQVVPRSAWSEPRIEAGTSVEIIRATQGG, encoded by the coding sequence ATGGAGATCCGGGTCAACGGCAAGGCGCATACCCTGAAAGAGGCGCGTCCCTGGTCAGTTGAAGAGCTGCTCTCGGAGCTGGGCATTGAGGCGATTCGCGGGGTGGCGGTGGCGGTGGGCGACCAGGTTGTTCCGCGCAGCGCCTGGTCGGAGCCGAGGATTGAGGCCGGTACCAGCGTGGAGATCATTCGCGCCACCCAGGGTGGTTAA
- a CDS encoding decaprenyl-phosphate phosphoribosyltransferase, producing MPEQNPSAAAVAQHVNEAVEPRPWRGLWKSLRPHQWVKNAFVLAPLFFAKAYTDPLLAGKALAAALLYSLAAGTVYVLNDLMDVERDREHPIKRHRPIASGELPEATAWRALVVIGGSASIASYLLSPLFAAVVGTYLVMNLAYSIRLKHYAFVDVAIIATGFVLRVLAGAAAVSVMVSEWLIACTFLLALYLGLGKRRHELALYLSGTVERTRRVLDSYRLENVDFGMLVTSGLTTAAYTIYTLTASLPDQPLRTVSTPFASIWLPVTIPMVVVGLARFFQIVRRDDARSPTEMMLRDKPFVLNIALWGVVMLVLSVL from the coding sequence GTGCCAGAGCAGAACCCATCGGCGGCCGCTGTCGCCCAACATGTGAATGAGGCTGTAGAGCCGCGCCCCTGGCGCGGGCTCTGGAAGAGTTTGCGCCCGCATCAGTGGGTCAAAAATGCCTTTGTTTTGGCGCCGCTCTTTTTTGCCAAGGCGTATACCGACCCGCTTCTTGCCGGGAAGGCCCTGGCCGCGGCGCTGCTCTATTCACTGGCGGCGGGCACGGTCTATGTGCTCAACGACCTGATGGATGTGGAGCGGGACCGGGAGCACCCGATCAAGCGTCATCGACCCATTGCTTCCGGGGAGTTGCCGGAGGCCACGGCCTGGCGGGCACTGGTGGTCATTGGTGGGAGCGCGTCGATCGCGTCGTACCTGCTCTCGCCATTGTTTGCAGCGGTGGTGGGCACCTATCTGGTGATGAACCTGGCGTACTCGATCAGGCTTAAGCACTACGCCTTTGTTGATGTAGCCATCATCGCCACCGGCTTTGTGCTGCGGGTCCTCGCCGGAGCGGCGGCCGTCTCGGTGATGGTTTCGGAGTGGTTGATCGCCTGCACCTTTTTGCTGGCGCTATACCTGGGGCTGGGCAAGCGCCGCCATGAACTGGCGCTATACCTCAGTGGCACGGTGGAGCGTACGCGTCGGGTGCTGGATAGCTATCGCCTGGAGAATGTCGACTTCGGCATGCTGGTGACCTCGGGTCTGACCACGGCGGCGTACACCATTTATACATTGACGGCGTCGCTCCCGGACCAGCCCCTGCGCACGGTGAGCACCCCCTTTGCGAGCATATGGCTTCCGGTGACCATTCCGATGGTGGTTGTGGGGCTGGCGCGCTTCTTTCAGATCGTGCGCCGCGATGATGCCCGCAGTCCCACGGAGATGATGCTTCGTGACAAGCCCTTTGTGCTCAACATTGCGCTGTGGGGTGTGGTGATGCTGGTGTTGAGCGTGCTCTGA